A window of Rhododendron vialii isolate Sample 1 chromosome 11a, ASM3025357v1 contains these coding sequences:
- the LOC131307342 gene encoding nuclear poly(A) polymerase 4 isoform X4 gives MLAEMEEVTELQPVPDAHVPVMKFKFQGISIDLLYASISVLVVPHDLDISDGSVLYDIDEQTVRSLNGCRVADQILKLVPNIEHFRTTLRSLKFWATRRGVYSNVTGFLGGVNWALLVARICQLYPNAIPSMLVSRFFRVYTQWRWPNPVMLCPIEENELGFPVWDPRRNPRDRTHHMPIITPAYPCMNSSYNVSTSTLRVMMDQFQHGNKVCEEIELNKAQWSALCEPYLFFEEYKNYLQIDIIAADADDLLAWRGWVESRLRQLTLKIERDTYGMLQCHPYPNEYGDSSKPCPHCAFFMGLQRKQGVKVQEGQQFDIRATVEEFKQDVNMYMFWKPGMDIHVSHVRRKQIPAYVFPDGYKRSRPLRHTNQQAERTSEEDAEGCRSQSVEKQLKRKKDSELVDAEKDIPAKRVSISPQRVGSVSPASVISTSGGTSQARCSVEVKLEPSPKIKMDYNEAGCTRRVLNLEEGPVDGVGEPMKPCKQLAQGENDNSALASNFSIQSLNGEGNSCAEDLDTRLENGCLNRSRVFENSLAETLEPTLALGVVVEPQGGATSESVQKPEMRHVFRSPKLCDVMHVVFILSYLVVSLPFFLAG, from the exons GATTTGGACATCTCAGATGGCTCTGTGCTTTATGACATTGATGAGCAAACTGTTCGAAGTCTTAATGGATGCAGGGTTGCAGATCAGATTCTGAAACTTGTCCCAAATATTGAG CACTTCCGCACAACACTCAGATCTTTGAAGTTTTGGGCTACAAGACGTGGAGTTTATTCAAAT GTTACCGGATTTCTTGGTGGTGTAAATTGGGCTCTTTTGGTTGCTCGGATTTGCCAGCTTTATCCCAATGCAATTCCCAGTATGTTGGTCTCTAGATTCTTCAGAGTCTATACACAGTGGCGTTGGCCTAACCCTGTGATGTTATGCCCAATAGAAGAAAATGAACTTGGCTTTCCTGTGTGGGACCCTCGGAGAAACCCTCGAGATCGAACTCATCATATGCCAATTataaccccagcctacccttgCATGAATTCTAGCTATAATGTCTCTACCAGCACTCTTAGGGTTATGATGGACCAATTCCAGCATGGTAACAAGGTCTGTGAG GAGATTGAGCTGAACAAAGCCCAGTGGAGTGCTCTGTGTGAGCCTTACCTGTTTTTTGAGGAATACAAAAACTATCTGCAGATTGACATAATTGCAGCTGATGCTGATGATTTACTAGCTTGGAGAGGCTGGGTGGAATCTAGGCTTAGACAACTTACTCTCAAG ATAGAACGGGACACATATGGCATGTTGCAGTGTCACCCTTATCCCAATGAGTATGGGGACTCATCCAAGCCATGCCCGCATTGTGCATTCTTCATGGGCTTGCAGAGGAAACAGGGGGTAAAAGTTCAAGAAGGCCAGCAATTTGACATACGCGCAACAGTTGAGGAGTTTAAGCAAGATGTAAACATGTACATGTTCTGGAAACCGGGTATGGATATTCATGTTTCTCATGTTCGTAGGAAGCAAATTCCTGCATACGTTTTTCCGGATGGATATAAACGTTCACGACCATTGAGGCACACAAACCAGCAGGCAGAAAGAACTTCTGAAGAAGATGCTGAAGGCTGCAGGTCTCAATCTGTGGAAAAACAgctcaaaaggaaaaaagattcTGAATTAGTGGATGCAGAGAAAGATATACCAGCGAAGCGGGTTTCTATTAGCCCACAGAGGGTAGGGTCCGTTTCTCCAGCAAGTGTTATAAGTACCTCTGGCGGAACATCTCAGGCCAGATGCTCTGTGGAGGTTAAATTAGAGCCTTCACCAAAGATCAAGATGGATTATAATGAGGCTGGATGTACTAGGAGGGTTTTGAATCTGGAAGAGGGTCCTGTTGATGGTGTGGGAGAGCCAATGAAACCATGTAAGCAGTTGGCGCAGGGGGAAAATGACAATAGTGCATTGGCATcaaatttcagcattcaatcCCTCAATGGCGAG GGTAATTCATGTGCAGAAGATCTAGACACGCGTTTGGAAAATGGGTGTTTAAATCGAAGCAGAGTATTTGAAAACAGCTTGGCGGAAACGTTAGAG CCTACTCTTGCACTTGGAGTGGTGGTGGAACCCCAAGGTGGGGCAACTTCTGAATCAGTGCAGAAGCCCGAGATGAGGCATGTATTTCGAAGCCCTAAGCTTTGTGACGTGATGCATGTTGTCTTTATTCTATCCTATTTGGTTGtttctttgcctttttttttagcAGGTTAA
- the LOC131307350 gene encoding receptor-like protein kinase 5 gives MTKLQSPLPGPFLYFLLTLTPFLVNSQPPADQTQTILLTIKQKWGNPPQLSSWSTSSPPCSWPEITCTGGAVTGLNLTNYNITEPIPPSICDLKNLTLLDLSFNYFPGNFPTVLYNCSNLQYLDLSQNYFVGPIPFDVDRLSSSLRYIDVGANNFSGNIPPAIGRLPELRFLKLYNNRFNGSFPAEIGNLSNLEYLSMAYNPLFTPAKIPPEFGKLKKLTFLWITSANLIGEIPANFSGLSSLEHLDLSSNDLEGPIPKALFQLKNLSVVYLHKNRLSGGIPTPIESLNLTQIDLSANNLSGSIPEDFGKLQQLEILHLHSNQFSGEVPASIGLLPALINFRVFSNQLNGTLPPEMGLHSNLEDFQVCDNLFTGALPENLCFRQRLTGVVAFSNNLAGEVPESLTNCVTLRAIKLNHNNFSGEIPAGIYTLSNLSDLMISNNSFTGNLPIELGSNLSRLEISDNKFSGQIPSAVSSWVRLVVFMASNNQLSGEIPVGLTNLPQLITLNLAGNSLTGDFPMAILSWGNLNTLNLSRNGLSGPIPAVIGTLPDLLNLDLSENRFAGQIPAELGQLRLTTLNLSSNQLSGQIPIAFDNLAYDTSFLNNPNLCATTHIPNVRFCSSKTRKSDNLSPKIFALILVFTVLLFFFTALLTFFMVRDYRRKKLKRNLAAWKLTSFQRFNFTKANILAGLTENNLIGSGGSGKIYRVAINNSGDYVAVKKIWTEGKLDNKLEKEFSAEVDILGTIRHCNIVKLLCCISSEDSKLLVYEYMQNRSLDKWLHVKKRRETDPARRVMLDWPKRLEIAIGAAQGLCYMHHDCTPRIVHRDVKSSNILLDSEFKARMADFGLAKILAKRNELNTMSVVAGSFGYMAPEYAYTTKVNEKIDVYSFGVVLLELVTGREANDGDEHTSLAEWAWRQHREGNPIIDALDGYIKEPLNLEEKSSVFNLGLICTNTLPSSRPSMKEVLHMLCRIGTVEGSEVKKVGTEYDAAPLLASANKYLSSYTRSKKVANEDGNYVV, from the exons ATGACCAAACTACAATCACCCCTCCCTGGCCCCTTCCTCTACTTCCTCCTCACTCTCACGCCCTTTCTTGTAAATTCGCAACCCCCGGCAGACCAAACCCAAACAATCCTCCTCACCATCAAACAGAAGTGGGGAAACCCGCCGCAGCTCTCCTCGTGGAGCACCTCGTCGCCGCCGTGTTCATGGCCGGAAATCACCTGCACTGGCGGCGCGGTCACGGGGCTCAACCTCACAAACTACAACATCACAGAACCAATCCCACCATCCATTTGCGACCTGAAAAACCTAACCTTGCTCGACCTTTCCTTCAATTACTTCCCAGGAAATTTCCCCACAGTTCTCTACAACTGCTCAAACCTCCAGTACTTAGACCTCTCCCAAAACTACTTCGTGGGCCCCATCCCATTCGACGTCGACCGCCTCTCCTCTTCCCTCCGGTACATTGACGTCGGCGCCAACAACTTCTCCGGCAACATCCCGCCTGCGATCGGCCGGCTGCCGGAGCTGCGGTTCTTGAAGCTGTACAATAACCGGTTCAACGGCAGTTTTCCGGCAGAAATCGGAAACCTGTCGAATTTGGAGTATCTGAGCATGGCTTACAATCCCCTGTTTACTCCGGCGAAAATTCCGCCGGAGTTTGGAAAACTGAAGAAACTGACTTTCTTGTGGATCACTTCCGCCAATTTAATTGGCGAAATACCCGCAAATTTTTCGGGCTTGTCGAGCCTTGAGCACTTGGATTTATCTTCTAATGATTTAGAGGGTCCAATTCCAAAAGCTCTGTTTCAACTGAAAAACTTGAGTGTTGTTTATTTGCATAAAAATCGATTATCAGGTGGAATTCCGACCCCTATCGAGTCATTGAACTTGACCCAGATCGATTTATCGGCTAACAATTTGAGTGGCTCAATCCCAGAGGATTTTGGGAAGTTACAGCAGTTGGAGATCTTGCATCTGCATTCCAATCAATTTTCCGGCGAAGTTCCAGCGAGCATCGGATTACTTCCGGCACTAATTAACTTTCGGGTTTTCTCGAATCAGTTGAATGGCACCTTACCACCTGAAATGGGCCTTCATTCCAATCTTGAAGATTTTCAAGTCTGTGATAATCTGTTCACCGGCGCCTTGCCGGAGAACTTGTGTTTTCGTCAGAGACTGACCGGGGTTGTGGCTTTTTCGAACAATCTCGCCGGAGAAGTGCCTGAATCGCTGACGAATTGCGTCACTTTGAGAGCGATTAAGCTCAACCATAATAACTTTTCCGGCGAAATTCCCGCGGGTATCTACACGTTGTCCAACTTGTCAGATTTGATGATAAGTAACAATTCCTTCACGGGTAATCTTCCGATTGAACTGGGTTCGAATTTATCAAGATTGGAGATCAGTGATAACAAGTTTTCAGGTCAGATTCCAAGTGCGGTTTCCTCTTGGGTGAGATTAGTTGTGTTCATGGCAAGTAACAATCAGCTTTCCGGCGAAATTCCGGTGGGTTTGACTAATCTGCCGCAGCTGATTACTTTGAACCTAGCTGGGAATTCATTAACCGGAGATTTTCCCATGGCGATTTTGTCGTGGGGAAATCTCAACACTTTGAATCTTTCGAGGAACGGACTCTCCGGTCCAATCCCGGCGGTGATCGGAACTTTGCCGGATCTTTTGAACCTCGACTTGTCGGAAAACCGATTTGCCGGTCAGATTCCGGCAGAGTTAGGCCAGTTGAGGTTGACCACTTTGAACTTGTCATCCAACCAACTTTCTGGCCAAATCCCAATTGCATTTGATAACTTGGCTTATGATACCAGTTTCTTGAACAATCCCAATCTTTGTGCCACTACCCATATTCCAAATGTCCGATTTTGTTCATCCAAAACCCGAAAATCGGACAATTTGTCCCCCAAGATTTTCGCGTTGATTCTAGTTTTCACGGTACTTCTATTCTTCTTCACCGCTCTATTGACCTTTTTCATGGTTAGAGACTACCGGAGGAAGAAGCTCAAGCGAAACCTCGCCGCATGGAAATTGACCTCATTCCAAAGGTTTAATTTCACCAAGGCAAACATTCTTGCAGGGTTGACGGAGAATAACTTGATTGGGAGTGGAGGGTCAGGGAAAATTTATCGAGTCGCAATTAATAATTCCGGGGACTATGTTGCTGTGAAGAAGATTTGGACCGAAGGGAAGTTGGACAACAAGCTAGAGAAAGAGTTTTCGGCAGAAGTTGATATATTGGGAACAATCAGGCATTGCAATATAGTGAAGTTGTTGTGTTGCATTTCTAGTGAGGACTCAAAGCTGCTtgtgtacgagtacatgcagAATCGGAGTCTTGATAAGTGGCTACATgtgaagaagaggagagagactGATCCGGCTCGCCGTGTCATGTTGGATTGGCCTAAAAGGTTGGAGATTGCCATAGGAGCTGCGCAGGGTTTGTGTTACATGCACCATGATTGCACACCGAGGATCGTTCATCGTGACGTCAAGTCGAGCAATATCTTGTTGGATTCCGAGTTCAAGGCAAGGATGGCTGATTTTGGCCTTGCCAAGATTCTGGCCAAGCGCAATGAGCTTAACACCATGTCTGTTGTCGCTGGATCGTTTGGATACATGGCTCCAG AGTATGCTTATACGACAAAAGTGAATGAGAAGATCGACGTTTACAGTTTTGGAGTCGTACTCTTAGAACTTGTGACCGGCAGAGAGGCCAACGACGGGGATGAGCACACGAGCTTGGCGGAGTGGGCGTGGCGTCAACACAGAGAAGGAAATCCCATCATTGATGCCTTGGATGGGTACATCAAGGAGCCATTAAACTTGGAAGAAAAGTCCAGTGTCTTTAATCTAGGGCTCATATGCACAAACACACTACCTTCGTCCCGGCCTTCTATGAAGGAGGTTTTGCATATGCTTTGCCGGATTGGTACTGTGGAAGGTAGTGAAGTGAAGAAAGTTGGAACCGAGTACGACGCAGCTCCCCTCCTTGCCAGTGCCAACAAGTATCTGTCTAGCTACACGCGTAGCAAGAAGGTAGCAAATGAAGATGGCAATTATGTCGTCTGA
- the LOC131306965 gene encoding VQ motif-containing protein 9-like, with translation MDNLSIYGHLDGDLRKINVNTGRSLTNITFCCGVLQAQPPPPPLEQLSHRLPPLLNNQKETLSPLPPFPSVHAAAESPISTYMLYLPPPQASVGQSPFMFPSLSLPFGCFPSLQLPYPLLFTSLLFSPSTAAGQLGFQPSPRWKDLRVFCCSSIDNYKAALC, from the exons ATGGATAATCTAAGCATCTATGGCCAT CTCGACGGTGACTTGCGAAAAAT TAATGTAAACACAGGTAGGAGCTTAACAAATATAACTTTTTGTTGCGGAGTGCTGCAGGCACAG CCACCGCCTCCTCCCCTCGAGCAGCTTAGCCACCGCCTCCCTCCCTTGCTCAACAATCAGAAAGAGACGCTCTCCCCGCTACCGCCATTCCCGTCCGTCCATGCGGCGGCCGAATCACCAATCTCCACCTACATGCTCTACCTC CCTCCGCCGCAAGCCTCCGTGGGTCAATCGCCCTTCATGTTCCCATCATTGTCGCTGCCATTCGGTTGCTTCCCATCGCTGCAGTTGCCATACCCTCTGTTGTTCACTAGCCTGCTGTTTTCGCCATCAACAGCGGCCGGTCAATTAGGGTTTCAGCCAAGCCCTAGGTGGAAAGATCTGCGA GTTTTCTGTTGTTCATCCATAGACAACTACAAAGCTGCACTTTGCTAG